A window of Paracoccaceae bacterium Fryx2 contains these coding sequences:
- a CDS encoding phage tail tape measure C-terminal domain-containing protein, with the protein MAIAALSVRGLATALVIVRGALIRTGIGALIVGAGELVYWFTRLVAGAGGFGAAMGLLNDVAVEVWGRIKMAASSAGAAATAMFYDLKADAAMGMASAIESVVGFGNATANTFEGALLAVKEIWSRLPGVIGDLVFTAANRMLDGIEAMLNGALGQIDAFTGKIRDALAAVGIETAFGQIGEISLGDIANPFAGASAEAGTAAAEAFQRAFAKNPLTAPDLGLSGLATDALATANSYRQAASDLAAGATAPLASWQALKDAVSGSGAAGADALDEAQASASGVAEALDGATNAANSAGGAVKTAAEVAKTGWAAVSQSLADYSKQAMDWGKGLGSTLVSGFQSAETAFKQFITTGKFDFKSLVSSILADLATLAFKRAVLGPIANALSGVFGGGDIFGSVLHAGGMVGTGGTSRRVPALAFAAAPRMHAGGWAGLKPDEVPAILQRGERVLSRRQAAGYGAGGAAPNMSISIDARGAQIGVAEQIEARLRAALPEIARIAKQSVADGRRRGQAI; encoded by the coding sequence ATGGCCATAGCGGCGCTGTCGGTGCGCGGGCTTGCCACAGCCCTTGTCATCGTGCGGGGCGCGCTGATCCGCACAGGCATTGGCGCGCTGATCGTGGGCGCAGGTGAGTTGGTCTATTGGTTCACCCGGCTTGTTGCAGGTGCTGGCGGCTTTGGCGCCGCGATGGGTCTTTTGAACGACGTCGCGGTCGAGGTCTGGGGCCGCATTAAAATGGCCGCCAGCTCGGCCGGGGCCGCGGCCACCGCGATGTTCTACGATCTGAAGGCGGATGCGGCCATGGGCATGGCATCCGCAATCGAAAGCGTGGTGGGGTTTGGCAATGCGACAGCCAACACCTTTGAAGGCGCTCTTCTGGCCGTGAAAGAAATCTGGTCGCGCCTGCCCGGCGTGATTGGCGATCTGGTGTTCACAGCGGCCAACCGCATGCTCGACGGCATTGAGGCGATGCTGAACGGGGCCCTCGGGCAAATTGACGCTTTTACCGGCAAAATCCGGGATGCGCTGGCAGCTGTTGGGATCGAGACAGCCTTTGGTCAGATTGGCGAGATCAGCCTTGGCGATATTGCAAACCCCTTTGCCGGGGCCTCAGCCGAGGCGGGCACGGCGGCGGCCGAAGCGTTCCAGCGCGCCTTTGCCAAAAATCCCCTGACCGCCCCTGATCTTGGTCTGAGCGGCCTTGCCACTGACGCGCTTGCGACCGCGAACAGCTACCGCCAGGCCGCGAGCGATCTTGCCGCAGGGGCCACAGCGCCGCTTGCAAGTTGGCAGGCGCTCAAAGATGCCGTAAGCGGCAGTGGTGCTGCGGGCGCTGATGCGCTTGATGAGGCACAGGCCTCGGCCTCAGGCGTTGCGGAGGCCTTGGACGGTGCAACAAACGCGGCCAACTCTGCAGGTGGGGCGGTCAAGACCGCCGCCGAAGTGGCCAAAACCGGCTGGGCGGCCGTCTCACAATCCTTGGCGGACTATTCCAAGCAGGCGATGGACTGGGGCAAGGGCCTTGGCAGCACTTTGGTCAGCGGCTTTCAATCGGCGGAAACTGCGTTCAAGCAATTTATCACCACCGGCAAGTTCGACTTCAAGTCCTTGGTGTCTTCCATCCTTGCTGATCTGGCAACGCTGGCGTTCAAGCGCGCGGTTCTGGGCCCGATCGCCAACGCGCTGTCGGGGGTCTTTGGGGGTGGAGATATATTTGGCTCGGTTTTGCATGCAGGCGGCATGGTCGGGACTGGCGGAACCAGCCGCAGGGTTCCAGCGCTGGCCTTTGCCGCAGCCCCGCGGATGCATGCCGGAGGCTGGGCGGGCCTGAAACCCGATGAGGTGCCCGCAATCTTGCAACGCGGCGAGCGGGTGTTGAGCCGCAGGCAGGCAGCGGGCTATGGCGCAGGTGGTGCCGCACCAAACATGTCGATCTCAATTGACGCGCGCGGCGCACAAATTGGCGTGGCCGAACAGATTGAGGCCCGCCTGCGCGCGGCGCTGCCCGAAATCGCGCGCATCGCCAAGCAAAGCGTCGCGGACGGGCGGCGGCGGGGTCAGGCGATATGA
- a CDS encoding acyl-CoA transferase, which produces MTRETILTALADLLRLIPFVPVLRGEVLPERVPAAGLIILRDGDPGDPAVTLSPLLYHFQHRAELEIIVQGVARDAAFATLCGQIGAVISGDHTLGGLCDWVEAEAPRPVDLPVEGAASLKAAVITIVLHYTTTGPLA; this is translated from the coding sequence ATGACACGCGAAACCATTCTAACCGCCCTTGCGGATCTCTTGCGGCTGATCCCGTTTGTCCCGGTTCTGCGCGGCGAGGTCCTGCCGGAACGCGTGCCAGCCGCTGGCCTCATAATCTTGCGTGATGGCGATCCGGGCGATCCGGCGGTGACGCTGTCGCCGCTTTTATATCACTTCCAGCATCGCGCGGAGCTGGAGATTATCGTGCAGGGTGTGGCCCGAGATGCGGCTTTTGCCACGCTCTGCGGCCAGATTGGCGCTGTGATCTCTGGCGACCACACGCTTGGTGGCCTCTGCGATTGGGTTGAGGCGGAAGCGCCGCGCCCGGTCGATCTGCCCGTCGAGGGCGCGGCAAGCCTCAAGGCGGCGGTGATCACCATCGTCCTGCATTACACCACCACCGGCCCTCTGGCCTGA
- a CDS encoding DUF6441 family protein: MKIKLDLAPDLIAAMAAEIKAGEKAVSTAMREAGTGLKTAWRAQITGAGLGRRLANSIRSQTYPKSGDSLSAAALVWSQAPVILRAHDTGPLIRSKDGFWLAIPTAAAGKSARGGRITPGEWERRQGLKLRFVYRRRGPSLLVAEGRLNSRGLGVASKSKTGRNVATMPIFLLVPQVKLTKRLDLARDAERAVDRVPGLIVANWVEGKV, translated from the coding sequence ATGAAGATCAAACTCGATCTTGCGCCTGATCTGATCGCGGCGATGGCCGCCGAGATCAAAGCAGGCGAAAAGGCTGTCTCAACCGCCATGCGTGAGGCGGGTACAGGTCTGAAGACCGCTTGGCGTGCTCAGATCACTGGTGCGGGGCTTGGGCGGCGGCTTGCCAACTCGATCCGTAGCCAAACTTACCCAAAATCTGGTGACAGCCTAAGTGCGGCCGCCTTGGTGTGGTCGCAAGCGCCGGTGATCCTGCGCGCGCATGACACCGGACCGTTGATCCGGTCCAAGGACGGGTTTTGGCTGGCGATCCCGACAGCGGCCGCGGGCAAATCAGCCCGTGGCGGGCGCATCACACCCGGGGAATGGGAACGCAGGCAAGGTCTGAAGTTGCGGTTTGTCTATCGCAGGCGGGGACCCAGTTTGCTGGTGGCTGAAGGGCGGTTGAACAGCCGTGGGTTGGGTGTTGCGTCAAAGTCAAAGACCGGGCGCAATGTGGCGACCATGCCGATCTTTTTGTTGGTGCCCCAAGTGAAGCTCACAAAACGCCTTGATCTGGCGCGCGATGCAGAGCGGGCCGTGGACCGCGTGCCGGGATTGATTGTAGCGAACTGGGTGGAGGGCAAAGTCTGA
- a CDS encoding major capsid protein, translating to MTLTRNPFDAGGYSLAEMTQAINILPNLYTRLGQIGLFRFEGVSQRAIVIEQHQGVLSLLPSVPLGAPATVGNREARSMRSFALPWIPHDDVILPSDIQGMPALGVSDAADPLVEVMNRKLQLMRRKHAQTREYMEMNALRGIVKDGAGTTLYNYFTEFGLEQLAIDFVFGTAGTNVQGKVRSVLRAIEDNLLGETMTTAHALVSSEFFDKLISHPKTEEAYKFFSATGGQPLREDMRRAFPFAGVLFEEYNGSVTLSNGTAERLIPAGDGIAFPLGTFDTFTTYGGPANLLEAANTIGLPLYARQHLDEKGRWIDLMTESSILPVNKRPRMAIRLTSST from the coding sequence ATGACCCTCACCCGTAACCCGTTTGACGCAGGCGGCTATTCGCTCGCCGAGATGACGCAGGCGATCAACATCCTGCCCAATCTTTACACCCGGCTCGGCCAGATCGGCCTCTTTCGCTTTGAGGGTGTCTCGCAACGCGCCATCGTGATCGAACAGCATCAAGGCGTGTTGAGCCTCCTGCCCTCGGTCCCACTCGGTGCCCCTGCCACCGTCGGCAATCGTGAAGCCCGCTCCATGCGCTCATTCGCGCTGCCTTGGATCCCGCATGATGATGTGATCCTGCCTTCGGATATTCAGGGCATGCCCGCACTCGGCGTCTCGGACGCAGCCGACCCGCTGGTTGAGGTGATGAACCGCAAGCTGCAGCTGATGCGGCGCAAGCATGCCCAGACCCGCGAATATATGGAGATGAACGCGCTGCGCGGCATTGTGAAGGATGGTGCTGGCACCACGCTTTACAATTACTTCACCGAGTTTGGCCTTGAGCAACTTGCCATCGACTTTGTCTTTGGCACTGCGGGCACAAACGTGCAGGGAAAGGTCCGCTCTGTGTTGCGCGCGATTGAGGACAACCTTTTGGGCGAGACCATGACCACCGCGCATGCGCTGGTCAGCTCGGAGTTCTTTGACAAGCTGATCAGCCATCCCAAAACCGAAGAAGCCTACAAGTTCTTCTCCGCAACGGGCGGGCAGCCCTTGCGCGAGGACATGCGCCGCGCGTTTCCTTTCGCGGGCGTTCTTTTTGAAGAGTACAACGGCTCTGTCACCCTCTCGAATGGGACGGCAGAACGGTTGATCCCGGCGGGCGACGGCATTGCCTTTCCCTTGGGCACGTTTGATACCTTCACCACCTATGGCGGGCCAGCCAATCTGCTGGAAGCCGCCAATACCATCGGTCTGCCCCTCTATGCCCGCCAGCATCTCGATGAAAAAGGCCGCTGGATTGATCTGATGACGGAAAGCTCGATCCTGCCGGTCAACAAGCGGCCGCGCATGGCAATCCGACTGACGAGTTCAACTTAA
- a CDS encoding head decoration protein, which translates to MTVLRQPSTMGDVLKYEVNPNFTRESVTLLAGTTYTVGAVLGRITASGKYKLATSGGTDGAQTAAAMLLYPVDATGADAIGVVIMRGPAIVSKAALVFDTTVDDAAKTATKHGQLAALGIIARNTA; encoded by the coding sequence ATGACCGTGCTCCGCCAGCCATCCACCATGGGCGATGTTCTCAAATATGAGGTCAACCCGAACTTCACCCGCGAGAGCGTGACACTTCTTGCGGGCACCACCTATACCGTCGGCGCTGTGCTTGGCCGCATCACCGCGAGTGGCAAATATAAGCTGGCAACTTCGGGCGGCACGGATGGCGCGCAAACAGCTGCCGCCATGCTGCTCTACCCGGTCGATGCCACCGGTGCCGATGCCATCGGCGTGGTGATCATGCGCGGCCCCGCCATCGTCTCCAAAGCCGCCCTCGTCTTTGACACCACCGTCGATGATGCCGCCAAAACCGCGACCAAGCACGGCCAACTCGCTGCCCTTGGCATCATTGCGCGCAATACCGCTTAA
- a CDS encoding S49 family peptidase, whose product MLHARIAARAFNTPLLVEPSKAMAFLSGLGPRILGRRVEIGDGNGGLESTGVPPARASILIGGMLDDYRQHGEAPYAVVDGIAVIEISGVLIHRGGWIGQSSGQTSYEGIAAQIEAAANDPSVRGLALEIDSFGGEVAGVFDLADRIRAVRASKPVWAFVAEHAFSAGYALASQADRILLPRTGAVGSIGVVVMHADLSGQLDQDGVRVTLIHAGSHKVDANPYTPLPADIRDDIQREIDVLRFLFAETVAAGRGARLSQAVALATEAASFRGAEAVAAGLADEVIDLARGFASFRQSLSPIRASVSSRMATTAQIQSRKDPLMRNDTLPQTEPVTDEAQDSQSQSDIATNGGTDPQAPPTTALVSQSLAAPPAASNSPKADPISALQTSLRAELSAQLRLEAAEITEIAAQAGRLGIAIDAAKALREGTAPEALRRMVLERASAAADARDIVAAPPSPVIPKSAESPIVAAAKRAASAGAKG is encoded by the coding sequence ATGCTGCATGCCCGCATTGCCGCGCGCGCCTTCAACACCCCGCTGCTGGTTGAGCCCTCCAAAGCCATGGCGTTTCTTTCCGGCCTTGGGCCACGTATCCTTGGGCGCCGGGTCGAGATTGGTGACGGAAACGGCGGCTTGGAAAGCACCGGCGTCCCGCCAGCGCGCGCCAGCATCCTTATCGGTGGGATGCTGGACGATTACCGCCAGCATGGTGAGGCCCCCTACGCGGTGGTGGATGGCATCGCTGTGATTGAAATTTCTGGCGTGCTTATCCATCGTGGGGGCTGGATCGGACAGTCCTCGGGCCAGACCAGCTATGAAGGGATCGCAGCCCAGATCGAGGCGGCTGCAAACGACCCGTCCGTGCGCGGCCTTGCATTGGAAATTGATAGCTTTGGTGGCGAAGTTGCGGGTGTTTTTGACCTAGCAGATCGCATTCGTGCGGTTCGCGCTAGCAAACCGGTCTGGGCTTTTGTGGCAGAACACGCCTTCTCTGCAGGTTATGCGCTGGCCAGCCAGGCCGACCGCATCTTACTGCCGCGCACAGGGGCGGTGGGCAGCATCGGTGTTGTGGTGATGCACGCCGATCTCAGCGGACAGCTGGATCAAGACGGGGTGCGCGTCACGCTGATCCACGCAGGATCGCACAAGGTCGATGCCAATCCCTACACGCCCCTGCCCGCTGATATCCGAGACGACATCCAGCGCGAAATCGATGTGCTGCGGTTTCTCTTTGCGGAAACGGTGGCCGCGGGACGCGGCGCGCGACTTAGCCAAGCGGTAGCACTCGCCACTGAGGCTGCCAGCTTTCGCGGCGCTGAGGCTGTGGCGGCGGGTCTTGCCGACGAAGTCATTGATCTTGCGCGTGGGTTTGCCAGTTTTCGGCAAAGCTTGTCTCCGATCCGCGCATCCGTCTCATCCCGCATGGCCACCACGGCCCAAATTCAATCCCGAAAGGATCCTCTCATGCGCAACGACACCTTGCCACAGACCGAACCCGTCACCGATGAAGCTCAAGATAGCCAATCGCAGAGTGATATTGCCACAAATGGCGGCACGGATCCCCAAGCGCCGCCCACTACAGCCCTTGTTTCCCAATCGCTCGCAGCCCCTCCCGCAGCTTCAAACTCCCCAAAAGCTGACCCCATCTCCGCCCTTCAGACATCCCTGCGGGCCGAACTTTCCGCCCAGCTTCGCCTTGAAGCGGCAGAGATCACCGAGATCGCAGCGCAAGCGGGACGGCTTGGTATTGCAATAGACGCCGCAAAGGCCCTGCGCGAAGGCACGGCCCCCGAAGCCTTGCGCCGCATGGTTCTGGAACGCGCCAGCGCTGCGGCGGATGCCCGCGATATCGTGGCAGCGCCGCCATCGCCGGTCATCCCCAAAAGTGCAGAAAGCCCCATCGTCGCCGCCGCAAAACGCGCGGCCTCTGCAGGTGCAAAGGGCTGA
- a CDS encoding phage portal protein produces MNWRQRLGAFVGGFDAGQHHRRLRGFRATRAHVNALIAASGPDITARARWLVRNNGYAANAVESWAANTVGDGIKPISQIADAARKEELQRLWLAWTDEADSEGLTDFYGLQRRAAREVFLAGEVFVRIRPRRANDGISVPLQLQMLPAEMLPLHQTGMAANGNAVRQGIEFDRVGRRVAYHFLRRHPGDSTDPGLAGEMVRVPASEVIHVIDPVEAGQLRGVSKLAPAIVKLFLLDQYDDAELDRKKVAAMYAMFVTSPAPENPLLPSEDDDMLGGFEISPGQVVRLDPGEDVTVGQPADSGATYEPFQYRTLLQVASALGIPYPYLTNDMVKGNFSNSRLALIEFRRRVSAWQHSVMVFQLCRPVYARWMDAAVLSGALVLPGYEANRSQFLAANWLPTKWDWVDPLKDANAEIAQIEAGLKSRTQAIAERGYDAEQVDREIAAERRRERLLGLDFRRPGSPAQGVQALSGPTENGEEEDDNDPTDETDDAQDPSRKPEDQT; encoded by the coding sequence ATGAACTGGCGGCAGCGCCTCGGTGCTTTTGTCGGTGGCTTTGATGCAGGCCAGCATCATCGCCGTCTGCGCGGGTTTCGAGCAACGCGCGCCCATGTGAATGCGCTGATTGCGGCGTCAGGACCTGATATCACCGCTCGCGCCCGCTGGTTGGTGCGCAACAATGGCTATGCGGCCAATGCTGTTGAAAGCTGGGCTGCCAATACCGTGGGCGATGGGATCAAACCGATCTCGCAAATCGCGGACGCAGCGCGCAAGGAAGAGCTGCAACGCCTTTGGCTGGCCTGGACCGATGAAGCAGACAGCGAAGGTCTGACCGATTTCTACGGGCTGCAGCGGCGCGCGGCACGTGAGGTGTTTCTGGCCGGTGAGGTTTTCGTCAGGATCAGGCCACGCCGCGCAAACGATGGGATCTCCGTGCCCCTGCAATTGCAAATGTTGCCCGCCGAGATGCTGCCACTGCACCAAACGGGAATGGCTGCAAATGGGAATGCCGTCCGTCAGGGGATCGAGTTTGACCGGGTTGGGCGGCGCGTGGCCTATCACTTCCTCCGGCGGCACCCCGGCGACAGTACTGATCCGGGGCTGGCGGGCGAAATGGTGCGGGTTCCAGCAAGCGAGGTCATCCATGTGATCGATCCGGTGGAAGCGGGTCAATTGCGCGGAGTGTCAAAGCTGGCACCGGCCATCGTGAAGCTGTTTTTGCTCGATCAATACGACGATGCCGAGCTGGACCGCAAAAAGGTGGCGGCAATGTATGCGATGTTTGTCACTTCCCCCGCCCCGGAAAACCCCCTGCTGCCGTCCGAGGATGACGACATGTTGGGTGGCTTCGAGATCAGCCCCGGCCAGGTCGTGCGGCTGGATCCGGGCGAGGATGTGACCGTGGGCCAGCCTGCGGATTCAGGGGCAACCTACGAGCCGTTCCAATACCGCACGCTGCTGCAGGTCGCCTCGGCGCTGGGCATTCCTTATCCTTATCTGACCAATGACATGGTGAAGGGGAACTTTTCGAACTCGCGACTAGCCCTTATCGAATTTCGGCGTCGCGTTTCGGCCTGGCAGCACTCGGTGATGGTCTTTCAACTGTGCCGTCCCGTCTATGCGCGCTGGATGGACGCTGCCGTGCTATCGGGCGCATTGGTTCTGCCCGGCTATGAGGCCAACCGGTCGCAGTTCCTTGCGGCCAACTGGCTCCCCACCAAATGGGATTGGGTTGATCCCCTGAAGGATGCCAATGCCGAGATTGCCCAGATCGAGGCAGGGCTCAAATCCCGCACCCAAGCCATCGCCGAGCGTGGCTATGACGCGGAACAGGTCGACCGCGAAATCGCCGCCGAACGCCGCCGCGAGCGATTGCTCGGCCTCGACTTCCGCCGCCCCGGATCGCCCGCGCAAGGTGTGCAGGCTTTGTCGGGCCCAACAGAGAATGGGGAAGAAGAAGACGATAATGACCCAACAGATGAAACCGATGACGCGCAAGACCCTTCGCGCAAGCCTGAGGACCAGACCTGA
- a CDS encoding phage terminase large subunit family protein — translation MSDSTSKPSPISGSASDNDSTASDDLTADLDLGFDGAEDILRSWRKGMRPDPDLTVSEWADAHRWLSSRGAAEPGRYRTARAPYLREIMDALSPRHPAQRISFMKAAQVGATEAGNNWIGFVIHHAPGPMLAVLPTVEMAKRTSRGRLDPLISESPVLRALVNPARSRDAGNSMLSKEFQGGILVLTGANSATGLRSMPARYIFLDEVDAYPASADEEGDPVTLAEARTTTFSHRRKVFMVSTPTIRGISRIEREYEASDQRRYFVPCPRCGAMQWLQFERLRWDKGRPDTAAYHCEGCEKPIAEHHKTQMLERGEWRATAVSSDPHSIGFHISALYSPLGWKSWQQIAREWLAAQGSEEMLRAARNTLLGETWVESGDAPEWQRLADRRETFVAQIPARGLFLTAGADVQKDRIEVDVWAWGRGLESWLVDHIVIPGGPDDPACWDKLTALLGQTWVHEHGAVMPLAKLAIDTGYETAAVYAWARTQGIAQVAPVKGMEGFNRTTPVSGPTFVDATVNGRKLKRGARLWTVATATFKAETYRYLRLERPSDVDRASGAPNPAGTIHLPDWADSEWLKQLVAEQLVTIRNKRGYARQEWQKMRERNEALDTRVYARAAVWILGADRFDERMWRQLEKQAGVETTTVAAKADTETPSEPQAGRIAAPRKRGWRVSTPKYME, via the coding sequence ATGTCAGACAGCACCTCGAAGCCCTCGCCGATCTCAGGGTCAGCCTCGGATAACGACAGCACCGCCAGCGATGACCTGACCGCAGACCTCGACCTTGGGTTTGATGGGGCCGAGGATATCTTGCGCAGCTGGCGCAAAGGCATGCGCCCGGATCCTGACCTGACGGTATCGGAATGGGCGGATGCACATCGCTGGCTGTCGTCGCGCGGCGCGGCCGAGCCGGGGCGGTATCGTACCGCGCGGGCGCCCTATTTGCGCGAAATCATGGATGCCCTGTCGCCCCGCCATCCGGCGCAACGGATCAGCTTCATGAAAGCAGCGCAGGTTGGCGCGACGGAGGCTGGCAACAACTGGATCGGCTTCGTGATCCACCACGCGCCGGGCCCGATGCTGGCGGTGCTGCCGACGGTGGAGATGGCAAAACGCACCTCGCGCGGGCGATTGGACCCCTTGATCTCGGAAAGCCCGGTGCTGCGTGCGCTGGTCAATCCGGCCCGGTCACGCGACGCGGGAAACTCGATGCTGTCGAAGGAATTTCAAGGTGGCATCCTGGTGCTGACCGGGGCGAACTCTGCCACCGGCCTGCGCTCAATGCCCGCGCGCTATATCTTTCTGGACGAGGTTGACGCCTATCCAGCCTCTGCCGATGAGGAAGGCGATCCGGTCACGCTGGCCGAAGCCCGGACCACGACATTCTCGCACCGGCGCAAGGTGTTCATGGTTTCCACCCCGACCATCCGGGGCATCAGCCGGATCGAGCGCGAGTATGAGGCATCAGACCAGCGGCGCTACTTCGTGCCCTGCCCACGTTGCGGGGCGATGCAATGGCTGCAGTTTGAGCGCCTGCGCTGGGACAAAGGGCGACCCGACACCGCCGCCTATCATTGCGAGGGTTGTGAGAAGCCCATCGCCGAGCACCACAAGACGCAGATGCTGGAGCGCGGCGAATGGCGCGCAACGGCCGTGTCGTCCGACCCGCATTCCATCGGCTTCCATATCTCCGCGCTCTATTCGCCTTTGGGCTGGAAGAGCTGGCAGCAGATCGCGCGCGAGTGGCTGGCGGCCCAAGGCTCGGAAGAGATGCTGCGCGCTGCGCGCAACACCCTGCTGGGCGAGACATGGGTTGAAAGCGGCGATGCACCGGAATGGCAGCGCCTTGCTGATCGCCGCGAGACGTTCGTGGCCCAAATCCCAGCGCGAGGACTGTTCCTGACCGCTGGGGCGGACGTGCAGAAGGACCGCATCGAGGTCGATGTCTGGGCCTGGGGCCGTGGTTTGGAAAGCTGGCTTGTCGATCACATCGTCATTCCGGGCGGGCCGGATGATCCTGCCTGCTGGGACAAGCTGACGGCCCTTCTTGGCCAGACATGGGTTCATGAACACGGCGCTGTCATGCCCCTGGCGAAGCTGGCCATCGACACAGGGTATGAAACGGCAGCCGTCTACGCTTGGGCCCGCACCCAAGGCATCGCACAGGTGGCCCCCGTCAAAGGCATGGAAGGCTTCAACCGAACAACGCCAGTCTCGGGGCCAACCTTTGTTGATGCGACAGTAAACGGTCGAAAGCTCAAGCGGGGCGCGCGTCTCTGGACGGTGGCCACCGCCACTTTCAAGGCGGAGACCTATCGCTATCTGCGGCTGGAGCGGCCGAGCGATGTAGACCGTGCCAGTGGCGCGCCAAATCCTGCGGGCACGATCCACCTGCCAGACTGGGCAGACAGCGAATGGCTGAAACAGCTGGTGGCCGAGCAACTGGTCACGATCCGTAACAAGCGGGGCTATGCACGCCAGGAATGGCAAAAGATGCGCGAACGCAACGAGGCGCTGGATACTCGGGTTTATGCCCGTGCCGCCGTCTGGATCCTAGGGGCCGACCGCTTCGATGAGCGGATGTGGCGACAACTCGAAAAACAAGCCGGAGTTGAAACGACCACGGTTGCAGCCAAAGCCGACACTGAAACACCGTCCGAGCCTCAGGCCGGGCGGATTGCCGCCCCGCGCAAGCGCGGTTGGCGGGTAAGCACGCCCAAATACATGGAATGA
- a CDS encoding DUF3489 domain-containing protein, which translates to MTKLTDTQTIILSAGAQRPDNLALPLPKGLHGAAAKMAVTKMIAHGWLQEVDANLRRGEPLWRETGDGLGTTLVVTDAGLLAIGIEPVMASAVTALRKTQLDADPQPTAAETPTPVNIRAGTKQAQIIALLQRPGGAAITEIVAETGWKPHSVRGLISGGLKKKLGLSIASEKVEGRGTVYKLDAA; encoded by the coding sequence ATGACGAAACTCACCGACACTCAGACCATCATCCTCAGCGCCGGGGCCCAGCGCCCCGACAACCTCGCCCTGCCGCTGCCCAAGGGGCTGCACGGTGCGGCAGCGAAGATGGCCGTCACCAAAATGATCGCACATGGCTGGCTGCAAGAGGTCGACGCCAACCTGCGGCGCGGCGAACCCCTCTGGCGCGAGACCGGCGATGGGCTTGGCACCACGCTGGTGGTTACCGACGCGGGGTTGCTGGCCATCGGGATCGAGCCGGTGATGGCCAGTGCCGTAACCGCGTTGCGCAAGACGCAGCTGGACGCTGACCCGCAGCCGACCGCAGCGGAGACGCCGACACCGGTCAATATCCGCGCAGGCACCAAGCAGGCCCAGATCATCGCTCTGCTGCAGCGCCCCGGGGGTGCGGCGATCACCGAGATCGTGGCGGAGACTGGCTGGAAGCCTCATTCAGTTCGTGGCTTGATCTCAGGTGGGCTGAAAAAGAAGCTGGGCCTTTCCATTGCCTCTGAAAAGGTTGAGGGCAGAGGCACCGTGTACAAGCTGGATGCGGCCTGA